From a single Cytophagales bacterium WSM2-2 genomic region:
- a CDS encoding tautomerase, translated as MPYVKIEVTPEGVTKAKKRALIKGVTQLLVDVLNKDPQLTHIVITEVDTDNWGVGGEQMSETRRVNSFKGIKNK; from the coding sequence ATGCCGTATGTAAAAATCGAAGTAACACCGGAAGGGGTTACCAAAGCAAAGAAGCGTGCGCTTATCAAAGGAGTCACGCAGTTATTAGTGGATGTGCTGAACAAAGACCCGCAACTCACGCACATTGTTATCACGGAAGTGGACACAGACAACTGGGGAGTGGGGGGTGAGCAGATGTCGGAAACAAGAAGAGTAAACAGTTTTAAAGGAATTAAAAACAAGTAA